CGCAGCTGGAAGAGGTCCGTATCGTCGAGACCGAAGAAGAGGCCATCCGCGACTCCGACATCCTCATCGCCGGCACCTCGACTTCCTCCGATGGTCCGGCCGGTTTCCCGTACTTCAAGAAGGAGTATCTGAAGCCCGGCGCGCTGCTGCTCATGCCGGCCGCTGCACGCCTCGACGACGACTTCGTGCGTTCCGACGACTGCAACCTCGTCGTTGACTACACCGGCCTGTACGAAGAGTGGTTCAACGAGAACGGCCCAGACGTGACCTATGAGCGCTTGCTCGGTATTCCGGGTAACCGCTGGTGGGACATGAAGGAAGAGGGCACTCTTCCCGCCGAGAAGCTTGTCAACATCGGCGATATCGCTTCCGGTAAGGCCCCGGGTCGCCAGAACGACGAGGAAATCTTCTGCTACTCCATCGGAGGCATGCCAGTCGAGGACGTCGCCTGGGCCACCGATGTCTACGACAACGCCCTGGCAAAGGGCATCGGCACCAAGCTGAACCTGTGGGATGTTCCGCTGCTGAAGTAGTAGTGACCAGTAATTTCAACACCACGATTAGTAAGCTCAACAAGCTAGACGCGAAGTAGGCGAGTTTTACCAATGGGTAAGTTCAAACCCAGCAGTGACCAGACAACTCCGGAAGGAATCCAACGATACATCCGGGACAATGACATTCGCTGGGTAGACGTCCAGTTCACCGACGTTCCCGGCATCGAACAGCACCTAACCGTTCCGGTATCCGAGTTTGATGAGGACTCAGCCTACGAAGGCCTCGCCTTCGACGGTTCATCCATTGCGGGTTACACCTCGGTGGATAATTCCGACATGATGCTGCTGCCAGACCTGGACACGGCTTTCATCGACCCGTTCCGTAAGTCGAAGACGCTGAACATGAAGTTCTTCGTCCATGACCCGCACACCCGCGAGCCGTTTAGTCGCGACCCGCGCAATATTGCCCGTAAGGCCGAGAACTACCTGAACGAACTGGGCTTCGCCGATACCTGTAATTTTGGCGCTGAGGCAGAGTTCTACATCTTCGACTCCGTCCGCTACGACTCCAGTTCAAACAAGTCATTCCACGAGGTGGATTCGGTTGAGGGCTGGTGGAACTCCGGGGTGAAGGTAAACCCGGACGGATCGCGCAACCTCGGCCACAAGGTGCGCACCAAAGGCGGCTACTTCCCTACTGCTCCGTATGACCACATGCAGGATCTTCGTGACGAAATCGGCGAGCACCTGCAGGATGTTGGCTTCCATGTTGAGCGCTCCCACCACGAGATGGGCTCCGGCGGTCAGCAGGAGATTAACTATCGTTTCAATACCCTGCTGCACGCCGCCGATGACATGCAGACTTTCAAGTACGTGGTGAAGAACACCGCCAAGTTCAACCAGAAGTCCGCTACCTTCATGCCGAAGCCGTTGGCCGGCGATGGCGGCTCTGGTATGCACATCCACCAGTCACTGTGGAAGGATGGCAAGCCACTATTCCACGATGAAAACGGTTACGGCGGCCTGTCCGACATGGCGCGCTACTACATTGGCGGCATCTTGAAGCACGCCGGTGCAGTCCTGGCTTTCACCAACCCGACAATGAACAGCTACCACCGCCTGGTTCCGGGATTCGAGGCTCCCGTCAACTTGGTCTACAGCCAGGAGAACCGCTCGGCCGCCATCCGAATCCCGATTACCGGCGCAAACCCGAAGGCCAAGCGCATCGAGTTCCGCGCTCCGGACCCGTCGGGCAACCCGTACTTGGCTTTCACCGCCGCAATGATGGCTGGTCTCGACGGCATCAAGAACCGTATCGAGCCTGGCAAG
The sequence above is drawn from the Corynebacterium jeikeium genome and encodes:
- the glnA gene encoding type I glutamate--ammonia ligase, with product MGKFKPSSDQTTPEGIQRYIRDNDIRWVDVQFTDVPGIEQHLTVPVSEFDEDSAYEGLAFDGSSIAGYTSVDNSDMMLLPDLDTAFIDPFRKSKTLNMKFFVHDPHTREPFSRDPRNIARKAENYLNELGFADTCNFGAEAEFYIFDSVRYDSSSNKSFHEVDSVEGWWNSGVKVNPDGSRNLGHKVRTKGGYFPTAPYDHMQDLRDEIGEHLQDVGFHVERSHHEMGSGGQQEINYRFNTLLHAADDMQTFKYVVKNTAKFNQKSATFMPKPLAGDGGSGMHIHQSLWKDGKPLFHDENGYGGLSDMARYYIGGILKHAGAVLAFTNPTMNSYHRLVPGFEAPVNLVYSQENRSAAIRIPITGANPKAKRIEFRAPDPSGNPYLAFTAAMMAGLDGIKNRIEPGKPIDKDLYELPPEELKDVPTVPHSLEGALKALEEDHEFLLAGDVFTQDLIDAHIRYKFDQEIMPARLRPTTQEFELYYDC